TGGATTAAACTCGCCATAACCACGAACCTGCAATCGTTTAGGTTCAAGCCCGTTTTTGAGCAGTTCACTACCGACGCTCCAGCCTCGTGCTGCGGACAGAAACCAGTTATCTTTATACTTACCGCCGTATAGAGGTTTAGAGTCCGCATGACCTGCCACAATAATCTCGCCTGGTATTTGTTGTAATTCCGGTATAAGTTCCTGTAATATTTTTACAAATTCAGGTTTAAGTTCTGCGGATGCCGGCTTAAAAATTATATCTTGTGATAGTGTAACATTTATTCTATCAATAGATACATTTACTTTACCGAACTGCTGTAATTTTTTCACAATCAGCATATTTTCTGAAACTTGGGTTGCTTTCTGGTATGCTTGGGTTAATGCGAACAGCAGCAAGAAAAACATCATCAGGTTTGTCATCATATCACCGTAAGATACAATCCACATATTCGGGTCTA
Above is a genomic segment from Elusimicrobiota bacterium containing:
- a CDS encoding flagellar motor protein MotB, translated to MRTKKTVFFGRRFGESAELDPNMWIVSYGDMMTNLMMFFLLLFALTQAYQKATQVSENMLIVKKLQQFGKVNVSIDRINVTLSQDIIFKPASAELKPEFVKILQELIPELQQIPGEIIVAGHADSKPLYGGKYKDNWFLSAARGWSVGSELLKNGLEPKRLQVRGYGEFNPVASNKTEQDRAKNRRIEICIMRIKKELPKRFIYYKTTGEENISEIVKKFLGTEEHTDKIRQLNPDKIDNSGKVVKDTELLIPYQP